In the Doryrhamphus excisus isolate RoL2022-K1 chromosome 2, RoL_Dexc_1.0, whole genome shotgun sequence genome, GCACCCCACGGGCACACAAATAATTTGAATTTAAATGTTAGTTAATAAAACATCATCCGGAGCAGGTCTTAATCAATGTTAAGCTAGCTAAAATTAACTCGCTTTCTCGTGTTAtactgcacagaaaatggaaaggtttcacataaggattatgaatgatgggcaaaataaaaagtacagttCCTATACAGACAATTCAGCTTGCAGAACTTGGCTTTGTTTTGCTctgatcagccaatcagaagatgGGAAAATGGTGATGTCATTATGGGCCTGCTAGCTGGCCCTGTGACGCCAATCTGTAATTTGatttgttaaataaatagcCAATTTCTAGTTCTTTTGTGTCATGGGCCTGCACTCCTGACTCTGAAGGCCTTGGGTAGATTACAAACTGGATTGGACGTCCACATTGGAAGCAGTGCAGCCATGAGACACActaaatgaacataacaggcagtttggaataaataaaaataacttgatGGATCAAATACTAGAATTGAAGTTTTAAATGTAAGTCAGTGTtgaggccagcagagaaggccttgctggcccGACTGCAAACCACTCGTAGATAGAGCTTCTCCATAACTACAGTATACATCCTATTAAATCATAACACAATTTATGTctaatttattctattttagATAATAAAGGGTTCAGAATTGAGCGTAATGTTATTTGCATGAAAtactatatttgtattatgttgACTGAACTAATCATTTTTACATCAATGATCAAATCAATGATATTATGTAACTATTTGGAGTAGATGGAACTTAATGTTTTAATGAAATCAAAGTCAACCCAGCTTAAGCCACTTGAAGTGGGCGCCATGTTTGATTTCCAGTGACATATTGTATACACACAGGGCTATAtgtaaataagctttgcttcttccttctccctTTCAGGTGTGAGGAATCGTACAATGTTcctaaatggctttttttttatcatgtttgaatattatgagaattaacgAGAGCTGTCTGAAACCACGCCCTTCCAATAAccgtataataattattataatgttcAATGTTGATCGTAGCGCAAGGAGCTGCTCTTCATCCACCGCCGTAATATCGGGACGCTTAATGTGGGTGTTCTCCACGCGCCGTGCGAGCGAACGGAAGGCGTGGAACACAAAGACACGGCGTCCCCACAGGCCAACCATTCCACTGGAATTGGCGTCCGAGGTGAGACGTACAAAGCGTGGCTGTGAAAGGAAACTCCAAAGCACATTAAAAGCGAATCGGTTTTTGTTCAAAGTGTGTTGGGGGTCATTCCGGTCACGACGCGCGCACCTCTCCAAAAGCGCACACGTCTCCAAAGACGCACTCCATACTTTGTAAAGGACAGTCACATTGTTGGGGGGCTCCACAAGGGCTGTACATATGGCATCCGGGTtgcaattaaatgtttttaagatGCTTCTTTCTTCAAGAACTTtccctttctctttctcttctcCGCCGGCTCTTTGGCAGAAGGAGCGAGGGGGGCTGGGGGGCTTACATTCAATGGCGGCCCTGATAACAATCTGGTCAGCGAGTTGTTGGACTTCGATTGCCCTTCTCAAAACCTCCTCCAAACAAAAAGCCGAAGACGAAAATAAAGCCCCACCTGGTACCCCTGTTTGCTAAAATAAGAAGAAATACGTTTGCTTGAATAAATAAGCCGGGGAGGGCCCCGGCGTCGGTGCCGAGCGGGCGCGCCGGCCAGGTATCACCTGCCGGGCGGCCATTTTATTCTTCAATGTTGTTACGGGCTTTTCCTCGCGGCTCGATCTGCTCTCGTATCTGCTCTCGTATCTTCTCTCGTATCTTCTCTCGTATCTTCTCTCGTATCTGCTGTCATATCTGCTGTCATATCTGCTGTCATATCTGCTGTCATATCTGCTCCCCGTGTTTGCCCACTTTGCATAACaagcggcataaaaagccaagcGGATACCTGGCTGGTCCGAAGGCACACCTGTCCGCGTCAGTCCGCCCCCCCCCGACGTGGACGCGGCACCGGTGGTCGCGTTTCCGTTGACTTTAGCTTCTCGTATCTCTTCTGTGTATTTGTCCACTTTATTGGAAGCATCTGGGATGTGATTGCTCCTAAAACACATATTTGGACAGAAAGATGAGGGCTTTGTTTTCAATCCCGAAGCTAGCAGTGATTAGCACTTCATTTTTAGAACATTTCCATTCGTTTTCGGCACATTATTACAAGCTGCAGTTTCGTAGGAATTAATCTCAATTCGTTGTCTCACAGGAGAAACTCCTCACCTTGCATCCCAACCACAGCCTTCGTCTTCCCAACTGATCCTTTTCAGCTGGCATCATGCGTAAATGCCCAGCTCACACCTCATTTTTACCCTCTTGATTGTtatgattttatattttctgCTGCCGCCGTTACATGAATCATAgaatatgtacaaatatgtattgtaaatatgtattatttttacgtCAAAAAAGCAGCCGAATCACCGGTTGTCAAATAGAGCATCCGTTGTGCGCATCCAAAATATACATCATATTCTTGTTACTTTCTAAACAGTAccaatgtatgtatatttccGGGACCTATTTCAATGATTTAGCTATTTAGGTTAAAGAAACTTTGTTTAGAAAGCCACAATTGTCAGTGCGTAAAATGTGCCGTGCCTAAGTGGAAGCCATTATTGTTCCATTCGAACACAGAAGACACTTTTCATTATTGTCTAAGATGAGCGGGATTTGCACCCCCAACCCTACGGCATGACTTATTAAAGAGCAAAGAATACACAAAGAGATACAGTAGTGGGGCTGATGAGAGGGTGGAAGACGCTGATTGGCCAGCGGACCCCTGCTGTTGATTCAGGCGTGTGGGAAGATAAGATAAAGGCCTTGGAAAATGACAGGGATGCGCACCCGCAGCATCCACTCGCCTGCACTCACACAGCAGCACTCACACAGGTAAGTCATCTTATATCTTATACGAATATAGTCACATTAGTTTATTGTGACATATTTTGTCATGCATCACACTTTTGGTCTTATTTGGTCATATTTGGTCATATTTGGTCATATTTGGTCATATTTTAGAGTGACAGCATAATAATCAACTTCCATGGTGCAGGACAGTTCTATTGTATTAGTAAAGGCAGACCATTCATACAATTATTTCACTGTGCACCTAAACTTAAATTGTTGTAGCAAAGTCGAGAAATGTTGTAAAtactatttatattatattcttggtgcatttaaaaaatataatctgaatgaatgcattatttacATGTGGTTATCATGACCTTCCTCATTTCTAAATTCCCATATTCCTATGAAATGAACTTTTATTGGACGTGTGATTTTGTGTATTCATCTTTCAATAaaggaggttaaaaaaaaagatgggaatatgggggggtgggggggggggggctccctgcttcacactcaaatatttataggctattttgttcatttagtaattattttgatgattatgGTTTAATGCACCCCCAGCCCTGTCCATGCATTAGATCATGTacctagtgcaggggtgtccaaagtgtggcgcgTGGGCCATTTGCAGCACATTCTAGAAATGTGATGAGAAAACCAaagaatcaaaaataaaaaaatcagcagtgcaATTTACAATAAAGTCTAAACATTACAAGAAGGTTTTACAAGGACTATTAAGAGGaaacattttaatagcataaagttgaaatacaaagaagaaagttgaaatatactCTAAaatatccataggtatgaatgtgagtgtgaatggttgtttgtctttatgtgccctgggattggctggccatcagtccagtcACCCCGCTTCtagctccaagacagctgggataggctccagcatacctgcaaacAGGAGCAatatagaacatggatggaagttgaaataattggggGGGAAACAGGTatccagtcaaaatattaaaacaaaaaagttgtattctaatgacaaaaaacatctaaatgttatgagaataaactagtATGAGGAAATATTTCCGTAACatagagctgaaatattaaaaaggaaaaaaaagtggtacgaatgtgagtaataaaacaaaataaagtagtaattgTTGGAAAAGGAGGTTAAGGATGAAGTTAgattccataatattacaaaaatacatgtaagtgtatttagaaacaacagcaaaaatggctgaaaatggggatcatgttgaaaaatgtgttttctgtcaTCCTAGTCTTCATCGTTGACCAGGATGTTCCCCAACGAGCGGCAGGCACCCAAGAGCAGCGTGCACGCACCCCGGATGGCAGCCGCGGCAAAGCAGCGCCCCAAATGCGTGCATTCCGCCCTGCAGGGCAGGCGAAGGATGAAGGCCAACGACAGAGAACGTCACCGGATGCACAACCTCAACTCGGCTCTCAACACCCTGAGGAACATCTTGCCAGCTTTACCGGAGGACGCCAAGCTGACCAAGATCGAAACTCTGCGCTTCGCCCACAATTACATCTGGGCTCTGACTGAAACTCTGCGAATGGGCGAGCAACACATGGCGGACTACCTTCCGGTCTTGAGCCGGGCCAGTCCGCCTGCGGCTGAGGAGAACCCCACTACACCTGATCTGACTTGTTTCCCGCTCGCCTTTTACTCCAAGCCGCTCTACTGTGAAGATCCGCTCATGCACACTTGGGAATAACGACTTTCCATGCTCGTGTTTCCTGGGAATGACTCCACATTCTCAAAGACTCTCCTCAAGAAACAAACATAAACTTTGACAAAATGTTTCCAGCCATCAAAGCCAATCTTTCAAGTAACATGAGACGAGGCAACCCATTTGAACTAAAATATTTATTGGGCGTCGTGTGTTTGTATGATATTTGTCTCGTCaataaaaacagtagaaaatggtGGTTGTTGGATTAAAGAAGTTtaaaaagagcagaaacaaAGAGCCCTGAAAGATTGTGGTTCTTTTCTTGTCAACACTTCACTCATCAGTCACTCGTCAAAACGTGACTGATGCCTAAAAGGTGCCAGCTGCTCCTATTGTGGAGGTCAAAGTTCATATGTGCAAGTGGACATTCTGTCCCGTGCCAGCGCAAAAGGAAGAAGGAGCTAAATGTCGGAACGTCTCGGGTTGTCGTTACTATGAGCTGAAGAGGAGATTACTCGGGGAAGACCGTGACCACGTCGTAGCCTTCGGGCGGGGTCATCCTCTCACGCGCGTGCTTCTCGCAGTAAATGTGGTCCTCCACGAAGAAATGTCCCTTCTGTTTCAGGTTGACGTCGCAGTCCGTGCAGGTGTAACAGTCAGGGTGGCGGAACTTGTCCCGGAGCTTCACCAGCATCCCGCTGAGACACAAAAGTCAGGAATTCAATTCAAGTTACAGTTGGTGGTTTGATTCCAGAACCTGCCACGTGAAGTGGATTCACgcattcttatttataaatagcgcatttctgtagttatttataaatagcacatttctgtagttatttataaatagcatatttctgtagttatttataaatagcacatttctgtagttatttataaatagcgcatttctgtagttatttataaatagcacatttctgtagttatttataaatagcatatttctgtagttatttataaatagcacatttctgtaataaatagcacatttctgtagttatttataaatagcacatttctgtaataaatagcacatttctgtagttatttataaatagcacatttctgtagttatttataaatagcgcatttctgtagttatttataaatagcgcatttctgtagttatttataaatagcgcatttctgtagttatttataaatagcacatttctgtagttatttataaataccACATTTCTGTAATAAATAGCAcatttctgtagttatttataaatagcgcatttctgtagttatttataaatagcatatttctgtagttatttataaataccACATTTCGgtagttatttataaatagcggatttctgtagttatttataaatagcacatttctgtagttatttataaatagcacatttctgtagttatttataaatagcacatttctgtagttatttataaatagcacatttctgtagttatttataaataccACATTTCTGTAATAAATAGCAcatttctgtagttatttataaatagcgcatttctgtagttatttataaatagcatatttctgtagttatttataaataccACATTTCGgtagttatttataaatagcggatttctgtagttatttataaatagcacatttctgtagttatttataaatagcacatttctgtagttatttataaatagcacatttctgtagttatttataaatagcacatttctgtagttatttataaatagcacatttctgtagttatttataaatagcacacttctgtagttatttataaatagcacatttctgtagttatttataaatagcacatttctgtagttatttataaatagcatatttctgtagttatttataaatagcatatttctgtagttatttataaatagcatatttctgtagttatttataaatagcacatttctgtagttatttataaatagcacatttctgtagttatttataaatagcacatttctgtagttatttataaatagcatatttctgtagttatttataaataccacatttctgtagttatttataaatagcgcatttctgtagttatttataaatagcatatttctgtagttatttataaatagcatatttctgtagttatttataaatagcatatttctgtagttatttataaatagcacatttctgtagttatttataaatagcatatttctgtagttatttataaatagcatatttctgtagttatttataaatagcataTTTCTGTAGAGCGTAAAAAACCTGCTTCCAACctactttattagagccccctacacatgaaatagcacccctatagtagtcCTAATTACAGAAGCTCAGCTAATTAAGACAGGAAATAgacagacaggaaatgacatcaggCGTTGTGGCGTTTTAGCCTGGTGGGGGTTACATCTGCAAAAGTAGCTGCTGTTAAGGATGATGGTGCCTGCTTAGAGATCATgaaaacctgcaataaaggcctgttgttctggcgatggTCTCACCAAACGTGACAATAAGATGACTGCCTCCTattgaccagtgtggaatactacaatactacacaTCACATCTTtggaatgccttgtatttgtgtttCACTTCaagtagccatttttatgcttcattcAGGCACAAAATACGTAGAATTTGCTTAATATGctgatttttttgaacaatgatGGGCCATATTCAGCAACAACACAGCATTAtttatgaaattatatttttgaaaaatcctgctaagagtgaagctgtgaaaagGAACGTCTGTATTATTTATAGCCACAaagacgggggtggggggtggggggggggccacACTTTTCTGCGAAAAACAACTTATTGACCCG is a window encoding:
- the neurog3 gene encoding neurogenin-3, yielding MFPNERQAPKSSVHAPRMAAAAKQRPKCVHSALQGRRRMKANDRERHRMHNLNSALNTLRNILPALPEDAKLTKIETLRFAHNYIWALTETLRMGEQHMADYLPVLSRASPPAAEENPTTPDLTCFPLAFYSKPLYCEDPLMHTWE